One Setaria italica strain Yugu1 chromosome II, Setaria_italica_v2.0, whole genome shotgun sequence DNA segment encodes these proteins:
- the LOC101772912 gene encoding flavin-containing monooxygenase FMO GS-OX-like 8 produces the protein MPGSIVMDMASMRPPAEPKKVCVVGAGMSGLAAARELRREGLAVTVLEQCGDIGGQWLYDPRTDADDPLGAAVPVNVHSSMYASVRLLSTRETMGFSDFQFVPRPGAAGRDARRFPGRREVYCYLKDFCAAFGLADAVRLNTRVVRVAMAAPAPREASGGDVKWLVRSVHVQPDGNEDGVAAEEVFDAVVVANGHYSQPRLPKIQGMGEWSRRQLHSHSYRVPDPYRDETVVIVGCGDSGLDIALDLSGVAKEVNLSAKTVGDATTPAVSKILANHSDMHLHPQVHRLCEDGRVVFADGSSVVADTFIYSTGYLYSFPFLDTGGVVTVDDNRVGPLFEHTFPPALAPSLSFVGIPMKVFVPWFLEAQARWIARVLSGTAALPPEQDMLQAVQEDYRAREMAGFPARYSHDIGNFKTSEILEFVNRYTDLPNMEDWKMELLLTTLGNKKDNRETFQDRDDYSENVNQGFQRWLSLAGAQYEAAIAAGGAGDDDAGGDAAQVQQKPLPLHLKSEL, from the exons ATGCCTGGATCCATCGTCATGGACATGGCCAGCATGAGGCCGCCTGCTGAGCCCAAGAAGGTATGCGTCGTCGGCGCGGGCATGTccgggctggcggcggcgcgcgagctGCGGCGCGAGGGCCTCGCCGTCACGGTCCTGGAGCAGTGCGGCGACATCGGCGGGCAGTGGCTCTACGACCCTCGGACCGACGCCGACGACCCGCTCGGAGCCGCGGTGCCGGTGAATGTGCACAGCAGCATGTACGCGTCCGTGCGGCTGCTCAGCACGCGCGAGACCATGGGCTTCTCCGACTTCCAGTTCGTGCCCaggcccggcgccgccggtcgCGACGCGCGCCGCTTCCCGGGACGCCGCGAGGTGTACTGCTACCTCAAGGACTTCTGCGCCGCGTTCGGGCTCGCCGACGCCGTCAGGCTCAACACCCGCGTCGTGCGCGTcgccatggcggcgccggcgccacgtgAAGCCTCCGGCGGCGACGTCAAATGGCTGGTGAGATCCGTACACGTCCAGCCGGACGGCAACGAGGACGGGGTGGCCGCCGAGGAGGTGttcgacgccgtcgtcgtcgccaacGGCCATTATTCGCAGCCAAGATTGCCCAAGATACAAG GAATGGGGGAATGGAGCCGGCGGCAACTGCACAGCCACTCCTACCGGGTGCCGGACCCCTACCGCGACGAG ACAGTGGTGATCGTCGGCTGCGGGGACAGCGGCCTGGACATCGCCCTGGATCTCTCCGGTGTCGCCAAGGAGGTTAACCTCTCAGCCAAGACCGTGGGGGACGCCACGACGCCGGCGGTGTCCAAGATCCTCGCCAACCACTCCGACATGCACCTGCACCCGCAGGTGCACCGCCTGTGCGAGGACGGGCGGGTGGTGTTCGCCGACGGCTCGTCCGTCGTCGCCGACACCTTCATCTACAGCACCGGGTACCTGTACTCGTTCCCGTTCCTCGACACGGGAGGGGTGGTCACCGTGGACGACAACCGCGTGGGCCCCCTGTTCGAGCACACCTtcccgccggcgctggcgccgtCGCTGTCGTTCGTGGGAATACCGATGAAGGTGTTCGTGCCGTGGTTCCTGGAGGCGCAGGCCAGATGGATCGCGCGGGTTCTGTCCGGCACGGCGGCGCTCCCGCCGGAGCAAGACATGCTGCAGGCGGTGCAGGAGGACTACCGCGCCAGGGAGATGGCCGGCTTCCCGGCGAGGTACTCGCACGACATCGGCAATTTCAAAACCAGT GAGATCCTCGAGTTCGTCAACAGGTACACGGACCTCCCAAACATGGAGGATTGGAAGATGGAGCTGTTATTGACTACCTTAGGGAACAAGAAGGACAACCGCGAAACCTTCCAGGACCGTGACGACTACAGTGAGAACGTCAATCAGGGTTTTCAGAGATGGCTCTCCTTAGCTGGTGCCCAATATGAAGCTGCCattgctgctggtggtgctggtgatgatgatgccggtGGTGATGCTGCGCAAGTGCAGCAGAAGCCATTGCCGCTCCATCTCAAGTCTGAACTCTAA